The window TTTTTTATGCCAACAGAAAAAATTTAGACGATTCTATTACGCTTCTCAACCGTAAACTCGCCGATATTTTAGACGAAAAACAAGTGGCAGCTCAGGAAATTTTCCCACATTATTTTGAACGTTTTAAGTCGGATGGTGTTGAGCACAATCTCTATATTGGACCAAGTATTGCCCCCGAATTGCCCTATTCTTCAAAAGTTGTTCACGATTTGCGATATTGGCAACTGGAAACAATTTGTACGATGGAACGTGAGTTTCGATTGTTCAAAAAAGATCTTCCGATTTCACTAGATATTGCTTCGCTGATTTTTGTATATAATGAAAAAATAGACATCCGTTTCCGAATGGATGAGAAGCGTTTTGATGTAGACGGTGCCTTTAATTCTAATTTTGAAATCATCAAAAAAAGGCTGGAAAAGGCTCACGTAAAAGATTCTACAGAAAGAATTACCTGTCCCGGAAAAATTACCATCGTTTATTTTGGTTTAGAAAATCAAGGCGAATATTTACAATACATCAACAGACTCCAAAAACAAGATGTATTAAAATCTGATGTTGAGTTTTTAAAAGTTGAAGATTTACAAGGAATTACAGGCTTGCTTGCGATGAGAGTTTCTTTCGCCTAAATTAATCAACAAAATAAGAATCAGGCTTTTTTAATTCACCTTGTAGAATTTCAGCCTGCTCAAAAATAGAAAACTCAATCGTTCTGCAAATACTGTTGAGTGCCAAATCATTTTCTTCTTCACCGAAAGGCTCCCCTATTTCCTGAATAATTGCATCTAAAGCGATAAAAGTATAGCTGATGAGAAGTACAATCAAAGGCATCATCCAATCTAAACTGTCGAGCAATCCGAAAGGCAACCAAAAACAATAGAGATAAACGGTACGATGCAGCAAAACACTGTAAGCAAACGGAAGCGGCGTATTATAAATCCTCTCACAACCACCGGAAATATTAGAAAACTGATTCAGCTGATGATCCATAGAAGTCAAAACAATGGTATCAATGTTTCCTTTTTTATTCTGTGCATACAGCCAGTCTGCAATAAAGCCCAAGATCATATTCGTAACGAATTTTTTTCCCTGTATCTGTTTAAACTGTTCTTCGGAAAGAAGCTTTTGAAGAGGTTGTATATCCGATTTATTTCTTAACTGATAATTTAAAGCCCAGCAAAAGGCAGAGATTAGTTTTACAATTTCCTGCTTCTCTTCTTTAGGAACATTAGGTACAAAAGATAAGATCTGCCTCGTTAAAGAACGGGTTTCAATCACCAATAATCCCCAAAGTTTTCTTCCTTCCCAAAATCGGTCATAGCTTGCGGTATTGCAAAAGCCCATAAAAATGGCCAATGCCAAACCAATCAATGTGAAAACTGTAGGATTGAGCTTTACTTTATAATCATAGATCTTTCCATTAAAATAATATACTGCGACCGAGAAAAGCGTAATGATAAAAAGCTGAGTTATTATCTTTTTGAGTACAGAACCTTTCCATATAAATAACATTTTCAGCCAGTGGGTTCGCTGTCTTACGATCATGTATGATAAGGTTTTAAATTAAAGCGTCAAAAAAGCATATGCAAAAGACAATACAGAAATTATAATTCCTGCCATAAAAATCTGATACGTAACCGAAAGAAGCTTATATTTTCTGTCTAAAACTTTTCCAAGGTTATATAAATCTTTCACCATAGAATCGTAGATATAATCTCTGTCTTTAATAAGATCATGCATTGAGCTCAGATAATGATTAAATTCCATTTGATGGAAATTTCCAAAAAACAATAGGTTTACTTTACGGTCTTTAATATCCTGGTCGGTAAAAGTAGTTTTCGTAACATTTGGTTTGGTCGAAAGAATGGCAAAAATAATCGTCATCACACTTGAAATCAAAAGAAAAAAAGTAGGGATAATCAAATGTGCATTCTTGGGAGTATCTAATTTAGGAACCAAAACAGAAAGGCAAACCGAAATAATAATCGCATTCACCGAAAGCAAAATATTGGCTTTGCTGTCTGCAATATCGCTCAGTCTTGTATGATTATTGAGGGTAACTCTGAAAAGTGTATCTACACTCCTATCCGATTTAGGATCTTTTTTATCTGAATTTTCTTTTTTTGGTTTCTCTTCTTTATCCATCTTCTTTTCCAATTTTTTTACATTTTTCAGTTTGAGCGGCTCCCAGTTTTCTTTAGCATAATCTGTGAAATATCTGTGCTTGTTTTTAAGAAAATCTACGTTCATTACATTCCATTCGTCATTAGAGAAACACATTCCCCCCGTCAATTCCCATTCTTTACGCAAAGCTTCCGCAGAATCACTGTAAAACGGACTTGCAAAATGACTGAAATCTGCGTCTTTCATAATTTCCTCTAAAAAACCTTGAGGTTGATGGTATTTTTCAGTGGAAAGAATCAATTTAGAAACTTCTTCAATATATTCATCAGAAAAATTATCCTTCCTCAGAAATTCTTTCATGATGACGGCACTTCGCACTTCATGGCCTTCTGCATTACAATCTGTAAAGCCTACGTCGTGAAACCAAAGGGCAAGCAATACTTTTTCTCTGTCAATATCAGGCAGATTGGTATGCTTTATGATTTCATCTGCTTTCTGAACAGCGTATGTGGTATGGATAAAATTATGATAAAAGTAAACAGAAGATAGTTTATCTTTGAATAAGTTTTCAACATAATTTTTAGCTTTGTCTAAGATGCTCATCACCAAATTTTTCTTATTGTAAATGTATGAATTTATACTTTAAATCTTATTTAAAAAAAATATCACCGGCAGGAAAAACCGTTCTGCTTTCGGGACTTCTTTTGTCTTGTGCTACCTACAACGTAAAAAAGGGCAAAAACTTACATGAGATACCGCAATCTGAACAAAAAACAGAGCAAGACTTTCAGATTTTCCTCGTGGGTGATGCAGGAAATTCAGAAGAAATTCAGGCTCAGCAAACTTTAAATTTCCTTAAAAATAAGATAGATTCTGCCAACAGCAATTCGATGCTGATATTTTTAGGAGACAACATCTACCCGCTCGGAATGCCCAAAGAAGGTGATAAAGACTACTCTTTGGCAAAAGAAAAAATGGAAAACCAATTGGCAATTACCAAAAACTTTAAAGGTAAAACATTGGTTATCCCCGGAAATCACGATTGGTATCACGGTTTGGATGGCTTGAAAGCTCAGGAAGACTTTGTGAAAACGTATCTGAAAGACAAAAAATCTTTCCTCCCTAAAAATTCATGCCCGATTGATGATATTAA is drawn from Chryseobacterium muglaense and contains these coding sequences:
- a CDS encoding bestrophin family protein produces the protein MIVRQRTHWLKMLFIWKGSVLKKIITQLFIITLFSVAVYYFNGKIYDYKVKLNPTVFTLIGLALAIFMGFCNTASYDRFWEGRKLWGLLVIETRSLTRQILSFVPNVPKEEKQEIVKLISAFCWALNYQLRNKSDIQPLQKLLSEEQFKQIQGKKFVTNMILGFIADWLYAQNKKGNIDTIVLTSMDHQLNQFSNISGGCERIYNTPLPFAYSVLLHRTVYLYCFWLPFGLLDSLDWMMPLIVLLISYTFIALDAIIQEIGEPFGEEENDLALNSICRTIEFSIFEQAEILQGELKKPDSYFVD
- a CDS encoding Pycsar system effector family protein — encoded protein: MSILDKAKNYVENLFKDKLSSVYFYHNFIHTTYAVQKADEIIKHTNLPDIDREKVLLALWFHDVGFTDCNAEGHEVRSAVIMKEFLRKDNFSDEYIEEVSKLILSTEKYHQPQGFLEEIMKDADFSHFASPFYSDSAEALRKEWELTGGMCFSNDEWNVMNVDFLKNKHRYFTDYAKENWEPLKLKNVKKLEKKMDKEEKPKKENSDKKDPKSDRSVDTLFRVTLNNHTRLSDIADSKANILLSVNAIIISVCLSVLVPKLDTPKNAHLIIPTFFLLISSVMTIIFAILSTKPNVTKTTFTDQDIKDRKVNLLFFGNFHQMEFNHYLSSMHDLIKDRDYIYDSMVKDLYNLGKVLDRKYKLLSVTYQIFMAGIIISVLSFAYAFLTL